In the genome of Arabidopsis thaliana chromosome 4, partial sequence, the window ACTAAGTACATACTCGAAGGGCGTTGGAAGTGATTGTGATACGGCGAAGCGCTGGACAGTTTGAAACAGTGATCGACGAAAGCATGATGCTTTGCAAGTTCAGATCTGTAAATCTGTTAAACACAGCGAAAAGAAGATAACTGAGTGAAATAATAAGAAAGGTATGACTACTCATCACAATATCTGCAGGTTGAAAGGAAACCAAAGATGAGGACTATACTTGCGACAATGGACTAGGCTTATACTCTGCAAACGCGAGAGATGCAAAGATACAGTTGTCAACAGATTGCAATTATCAAGCTCCAAAACCTGCAACAGAATATATGTGGTTAACTCAACTGGAAACAGTGGTCTCTAGGTCAAGGTTGTAGAACAATATACATGTGTGTGGAAAACGGAAAAGCAATCACAAACCTCTAGTGCAGGGCTATTGGCAATCCAAGTCATAGACGCGGATGTTATACCCTCACAGCTATGAAGTTTGAGAACTGTCAACATGGGAAGGTGTACTGACTGCAAAGAGGAAAGGGCACACAAGTCAGAAATACAAGAATGAGACAGCACGAGAGGAAAGGGGGTGGAGAACGTTAGATAACAGGACCAACCTCAAGAGATATATTGGGGCAGTATGAAGCATTAAGAATATGGAGATTAGCACAAGCCTGGGCTATTTCACGCAAAGTTTCATCACTGACACAGGAACAGTTAGAAACGTCTAGCGACTCTAATTGAGGACACGAAATGGCTGCTGAACGGATAGCAGCATCCAAGAGCTTATGGCACGAGGCTATATCAAGAAGTTGGAGGAGTGGACAGTTCAGCATCGCCTGTGACATGTTGCTTCTTTTTAATGATAGAGACCTGAGCTGCGGACACctaaaagatagaaaaataatgataataattaagaatgaGATACACATAAatgaatgagaatgaaaatgatttattgaaaataaCTTCACCTGATAGACAAACGCATAACGCgacattttgtaattttaagtTCGCGTAGCCTATCATGACTCAGGTGTATTTCCTGCGCTCCATTTCCCAGAATAGCATCACTTACAGTCACACTCCTTAACATATTACACTCCCCCAATGCCTGGAAAAAGCTTTCACTGATATGACCCTTTCCTATTGTTAAGACCTCAAGATTCCTGAAACAGATCAAAAGCATTACGtttgatatataataactaaGTTATCGAAAGCATATCCGAGGGTAAACAAGACAGATACCTCAAAGTGGTAGCGGCTTTCATAGCCAGAGCATTAACAGCAGGAGCGCCATAAACATTAACTTCAGTAGCATTTGGATAGCGactacacatgttttcaactGCACATAAAGCACAGGAGGTTATATTGTATCCCACGTATATTTCCACAATTAGcaactgtttttttgttttcctcaaaCGGCAAATAACAGAAAAGACAGATTTAATGTATGTATGAAGAACAACTTACATTGTTCCATAGAAATCCTTATATTTTCAAAGTTCAAGACCCTCCAGAAATCCTCATGAGCACTAGCTACTCTCCACTGCCGACATACCATAGCAGAGCGACAGAGGTCGACATGATTCAAGAACGAGAATAcctgaaagaaagaaaatttttaaaaaaacaaaaaaaaggatactTACATGTATTTATCTTAAAatgcaagaaagaaaaaaagaataccaTATGTAAGAGGTCATCAGTCAAATCAATATGAACTTCAAAATCTTCTGTGTCTGAAGAACCATTATCATCTCCATCATCCTTTTTCCCATCTTTCCGATTATAATTCAAGATGAAATTCTGGCAGAACATATCAGTATCCGTCCGGGAAGAAGAGGCAATGCCAAAACTAACAGTTCTCTCCACCGACGAAACAGAATTTCCAGCATCTGAAGATACCCCCGAAACTGACCTGCACTCACTGCAATTGAACTTCATAGTCAGAAACACATGAAATCAGACAGACGAATAAATGACAGATTAAGGATTGATGTCAACTAAAATATCACTCTTGATGACGCTGATAAGccttaaacaaaacaaaaatccaagaAATCGATTCTACACTAAAGTAATtgaacaaaacagagtttacGAATCATGCATGATACAAAAGTAAGAGAGCTCACGCAAGCCCAGAGTAGACTTTGGCACGCTTGTGATACGAATCATGATCAGCTTCCTCCATCGTACAATCCTCTGCTTCTGCAACCACATTGCTACTACTCTCACCCTGAACCAACTGATTCAAGGGAATCTCAGAGGTCCAAAAGCGATCCAATTCAGCCCAAGCGGCTTCACTTTCCTCGGCACACAGCCTCAGCCTCCAACGTGGGACTCTTGGTGCCCTCTCGTTTTCACcgaaattaacaaaatcacCATCGCCGTTACTGTTATCCATGGCCGTTGCTAAAGATTGTTTCTTCACTCTGCCGCCGTTATCGTCTTCctcgtcttcgtcttcgtcgGTGAAGCAAGAAAAACACCAAATCCTCATGCAACCCCTAAGCCCACCTCCCCAAAAACGAAATCTTGTCTCTCGATCTACCACATTTATAGAAAACTTGCTCACAAAAACCAGAATTTGGGGAAAAGTAACGGAATTCGGAAAGCCCAGATAGAATTGAGAGGAAACAGAATTGAATCTCTAATTCTGGATTTAAAGTGACGGGAAGGAGAAGATCAAACGCTAATCTGATTCAGGATTAGGGtttgagagaaatgaaaaggTAGAATCGGATCAGATCTTGCGAGGGGCGAGTAGAGGCATATTGTGAGGTTTCTTTGGAAGAAAAGGTGGTCGATGATATAATCTGGATGCCGAttcggaagaagaagcaaaataaaaatcggCGAAAATGGAAAGGgaatgataaaaattaaaaagacaaaactaatCGCGAAACACAAGGGACTTTGGAAGTCTTTGGTTCTTGCTTCACCGTTGTTTTTGTTCAGAAAGGACGATGTAAAAACGGTGTCGTTTGACAATAAGTACTACTGTGTGTAAAGTAGATAGATAGATACTCTGAACTCTGAATACTAGGATATTATAACAATGTTTAGTTCGTACGATAAAATAATGGTTTAGACACAACCGTTTATGTTTGGGTCAAAGTTACAAAATTTGCGTCACGTGAGCAGTCGACTGAAAATCGAAGATAGTCAGGCGTCAGTAGGTAGACCGAGCCACAACTGTAGTATATTGTATTAGCAATTTAGCATACGTAACGTACAAATACTTGTTGTTTTAGTATTTTGGTGATGTTATCGTTTTgtgatttaaataaaaaaatttttgtttttattcaatcaaaattctaaatttttttatcaaaatttgatattactagtttaagatttgtaaaaaataatctaaaatcttcataaatctGAAGTTATTGGATTCatacttttataaaattattttgaaaagtttatattatttaattaaaacaaaataaagtatgattgct includes:
- the SLOMO gene encoding F-box family protein (SLOW MOTION (SLOMO); CONTAINS InterPro DOMAIN/s: F-box domain, cyclin-like (InterPro:IPR001810), Leucine-rich repeat, cysteine-containing subtype (InterPro:IPR006553); BEST Arabidopsis thaliana protein match is: F-box/RNI-like superfamily protein (TAIR:AT4G15475.1); Has 30201 Blast hits to 17322 proteins in 780 species: Archae - 12; Bacteria - 1396; Metazoa - 17338; Fungi - 3422; Plants - 5037; Viruses - 0; Other Eukaryotes - 2996 (source: NCBI BLink).) — translated: MRIWCFSCFTDEDEDEEDDNGGRVKKQSLATAMDNSNGDGDFVNFGENERAPRVPRWRLRLCAEESEAAWAELDRFWTSEIPLNQLVQGESSSNVVAEAEDCTMEEADHDSYHKRAKVYSGLAECRSVSGVSSDAGNSVSSVERTVSFGIASSSRTDTDMFCQNFILNYNRKDGKKDDGDDNGSSDTEDFEVHIDLTDDLLHMVFSFLNHVDLCRSAMVCRQWRVASAHEDFWRVLNFENIRISMEQFENMCSRYPNATEVNVYGAPAVNALAMKAATTLRNLEVLTIGKGHISESFFQALGECNMLRSVTVSDAILGNGAQEIHLSHDRLRELKITKCRVMRLSIRCPQLRSLSLKRSNMSQAMLNCPLLQLLDIASCHKLLDAAIRSAAISCPQLESLDVSNCSCVSDETLREIAQACANLHILNASYCPNISLESVHLPMLTVLKLHSCEGITSASMTWIANSPALEVLELDNCNLLTTVSLHLSRLQSISLVHCRKFTDLNLQSIMLSSITVSNCPALRRITITSNALRRLALQKQENLTTLVLQCHSLQEVDLSDCESLSNSVCKIFSDDGGCPMLKSLILDNCESLTAVRFCNSSLASLSLVGCRAVTSLELKCPRIEQICLDGCDHLETAFFQPVALRSLNLGICPKLSVLNIEAPYMVSLELKGCGVLSEASIMCPLLTSLDASFCSQLRDDCLSATTASCPLIESLVLMSCPSIGSDGLSSLNGLPNLTVLDLSYTFLMNLEPVFKSCIQLKVLKLQACKYLTDSSLEPLYKEGALPALEELDLSYGTLCQTAIDDLLACCTHLTHLSLNGCVNMHDLDWGSTSVHLFDYFGVYSSSDNTQEPAETANRLLQNLNCVGCPNIRKVLIPPAARFYHLSTLNLSLSVNLKEVDLTCSNLVLLNLSNCCSLEVLKLGCPRLASLFLQSCNMDEAGVEAAISGCSSLETLDLRFCPKISSVSMSKFRTVCPSLKRVFSSPNLLQD